The genomic segment ttttatgacattattgcaattaaagtaatttattttaggtaggtaccttctaGCTACTATTAGACAGtaggttattttaaatgttcaatacttaactattgaaaaatgtacattttataaatttccaaccacaaaataatttgtgtgagtttgataaatttttaattttaaatgcttataaaacaaatcatGGCAATTtatcttgaatattttttaactactgtCATAACAACTTAAGGACGTCAGAGCCGGTGCGTTTTTcagtacaaaaacatgtcttacagaaAAAACAATGACGCCCTGTAGAATAGtgggattttattattatgtattttttttttttttgacaatggACACTCATTGTCCAATGTtgcaaaaatatgaatttcaaacgctcataaaaatttaatttgatttgcttgtagacatttttttttttttgataaatgcaGATaaaattatgaggaatcttgtattacattttcaaatcttagatttaaaaagaaaaatttttatgaatttctatctcaaaataattttcaatttcgaataattgtgattatggattattaatatttttcatctgtgtttcaaaacaatatattaggagcatactgttaaattgtcaagcatttttaaccaacaaataaaattgtattgatgtttataaattgtagaataaaaacctaaatatattggaaacggaaaatgtctgtaaacaggttaaaataagtcaaaatattgtgaaaatgttatggtgaatacaaattggtaatataaacaaccagtgaaaatttaatatatctatggTTATTTGTTGTAGAGTtaccaataacaaaaattgattttgtcataAACCAATTTTTGCGTAATAATtccccgttttccttaattttttttttgtttttctcatcgtttttgaaaattacttagaatttttcaaaattggaCGTTCCCAATGTACCAACAGTATTTACTTTTCACTTTTCCCAAGATAcctactgaagttgaaaatcgaagcattatttcgactattatttaatagtgtacacgcacaaaaaataaataaagataaaacacacatcattgtaataccAATAGGTACGTGGTACATTCATCCATTCAGTTtgaaattgaacatatttttgcaataaattctacaaaataattatttgtatttcatgtataactattatatttttttaatatgaatgaaACCATTTTAATGTTTACTGTTTGATGGTAAATTATCAGAATTATAAGACAATGCATaaactaagtataaaaaatgtttattaatcacAAAAATGATGATgaattatatttctgttttataagaaaatgaatattagtcatagaataatacaattaatatttaaagcaaaaaaagttataaaaacaaacttaTTACAAATTAGTAATCAGTGGTTTCTTAGCTTAGTACCGGCAGTGGAcactacaatttttattttttggggggAATTTCACATCCGTTCCAACATTTCTAACATATTGAACTTTATCTTTAGGTACTCTATCCAAGAGTTCCAATCTGGAACTTACGGTATTTATACGGctaaataatttcttaaattttttaaaatataagcgtTGTCGAGCTTTATAAGCAAGTATATTACTCAATTGTCCTGCAATATGTGATTTGCCATGCATGGTCATGACTTCAGCAGATTTTTTTAAGATCATGTTTTGAAGCTCTTGTAAAGAAATGTTGACCGACCGATTCTAGAATCAAACATCAATAAATCAATTACATGTAATTACATGTTCcccacaaatatattttgataaaataaattgttaccaATAAGCATAGATGCCATTCCGACTTCTTATTGAGTACTTcattatacattacttttttgaCAAACGCTGCTATTTTCTTATTGTTTTCTATTTCATTTTTGTCAGTAATGGTTGTTGGTACAACGCTGTCTTCGATGTCACTCTTACCACAATCTGTATTTGAGCCATCATAATTTGTACTAACTGAATCACCAGACAATGAAGAAATGCTGTCACTGTCGTCGTCTGATTTGGAATCCTCTGGGCCATTGTGCGCCATGATACCaaaattgtattcttaaaatgtttaattgaacAGTAATtagaaattgtttaataaaaaatattatcttctaaTAATTACCCAATTATAACacgatagttataatataatatattgcaagtTGGTTGAACCTTGAACGACGTTGAAATGGCTTTAAGGTCTGGAGAAAAAATTACAAGTCATCCAAAAAGTCCATATCACTGTCGGAATACTATCATTACAGCAGCAATACTCTGCAGTGTTACCACAACAATAATTCTATACTATATTGTAATCATTAGATTTGTCATGATTGTAAGATCACAGACttctatatactatacataacaAGGGGCATAGGCGGAAAAACTATCACGCCCTGTAGAATAGTGGGATTttgttattatcttttttttttatttaaaaggagAGAACATTTTTCGGATCAAAAcccgattttcaaaattataattatagaagctaaaatatgtttttgaataatgcacattattagttatttttcaaacgtatttttctaccacTATTGGTACAATGAAAATTCAGCTTTTCATCCAAATTGAATAATGTTCTCTtctattaaacaaaaacaaaattaacgaaATTCGACTATTCTACAGGGCATGAGAGTTTATCCTATGAAGTCattttcattgatataatacaccgtaccTACCCAtcccctaaataggtattgaaCTGTAGAttattggaaaattattataattaagacagacagtacctacctaagtagtaactaaaatatattattgtataatcctcaaattttatagaattttaaacaattggaaaaaccttatattatttattgaattattgtataaacttgtacagttttattttaataaaatatatatgtatacttactattatatattatgctagttGTCCCATCCGACGTTGTCTAggccaaagatttgtatttttgatatttgtacaaaatgtatattccatatttattataattataatattaataatatgtatccaaTTGCAATTTGCAACCATTTagataaacaaaaacattttttttttttttttgtgagctGAAAATGTGTAGTACCCTCTAGCTATTTATAGGTTATAGTCTATAGGAGTTGAACAATTAAGCTATAAACATCCTCAAAGTTTCaagtaatttattgataattgatataatttgtattgaaaacGATCCAGTCGTTTTTTAAGGCTATTCACTACGGATAAACCAACATCCAATTTTAGTTGTCGATTTCGCctgtgaaaaaattaaaaaatacaaaattaaaattatgcaatCACAGGGGTGGACTGGCCCAGTCACTTGGTCAGCGATCGAGGACTGGCCTGTACggcgtattatataatttggacttacattacttttaacttttaagaataaaatatgaaaacagaCAGAAAttcatcttataataatatgatgaattctaaacactgtataattaaaataatacgtttatgccgaaaattaatgaaaattcacattttatttttattatcgccTTCTATTTTCGTTCCGATTAAATCCTTACATGGGCCGCATGATGGGCGTACCCGCACTGCATTATTTATAGACACATTTTTGATGACGGaagaacataatatgatattgtgtaGACCAAAACCAttgtttgtttatgtttttaatacaaatgtgaaatgttatttaatttaaattaaagtgaGGCAA from the Acyrthosiphon pisum isolate AL4f chromosome X, pea_aphid_22Mar2018_4r6ur, whole genome shotgun sequence genome contains:
- the LOC100571315 gene encoding uncharacterized protein LOC100571315, with the protein product MAHNGPEDSKSDDDSDSISSLSGDSVSTNYDGSNTDCGKSDIEDSVVPTTITDKNEIENNKKIAAFVKKVMYNEVLNKKSEWHLCLLNRSVNISLQELQNMILKKSAEVMTMHGKSHIAGQLSNILAYKARQRLYFKKFKKLFSRINTVSSRLELLDRVPKDKVQYVRNVGTDVKFPPKNKNCSVHCRY